Proteins from a single region of Haloarcula laminariae:
- a CDS encoding DUF7521 family protein, with translation MNGQISPIVVGLKTVTLLLGGLITYFAAKAASKTGSRSLTYLAVGFGTVTFGSLLAGVADQLFGFSVGTALLFETAVTAAGFAVIAYSLYASDRAASLDR, from the coding sequence ATGAACGGTCAAATCTCGCCCATCGTCGTCGGACTCAAGACTGTGACGCTACTGCTTGGCGGCCTCATCACGTACTTCGCCGCCAAGGCCGCATCGAAGACCGGGTCCCGGTCGCTGACGTACCTCGCCGTCGGCTTTGGTACGGTCACGTTCGGGTCACTACTGGCCGGCGTCGCGGACCAACTGTTCGGCTTCTCGGTGGGGACGGCGCTGCTCTTCGAGACCGCTGTCACCGCCGCAGGGTTCGCCGTCATCGCGTACTCGTTGTACGCCAGCGACCGCGCCGCCTCGCTCGACCGGTGA
- a CDS encoding halocyanin domain-containing protein gives MQRPSSRREFLLSTAVAGVGATAGCLVSGSSDSSESTSTETPEQTPPDDLDAWLEEANGYDGETRRFGPDGRATVAVGEDGNAFSPVAIEVPPMTAVQWDWTGHGGQHNVVALDGTFDSGNTNAQAGTSYEFFFEEPGEYAFVSEPDDGMRGAVIVAEPPSTGYDAVDEWLAGTSNFDGTVADRTDGAAATVRVGTEGNGGLFAFDPPALRITTGTTVQWEWTGEGSSHNVTFEDADIDSGEVTSEPGTTFEHTFEETGQYRYSCLPHRGVGMKGAVIVE, from the coding sequence ATGCAACGACCCTCCAGTCGCCGCGAGTTCCTCCTGAGTACAGCGGTGGCCGGCGTCGGCGCTACCGCCGGCTGCCTGGTTAGCGGTTCCTCGGACAGCTCCGAGTCGACATCGACCGAAACGCCGGAGCAAACGCCGCCCGACGACCTCGACGCGTGGCTCGAAGAGGCCAACGGCTACGACGGTGAGACGCGCCGGTTCGGCCCGGACGGGCGGGCGACCGTCGCCGTCGGGGAGGACGGGAACGCCTTCTCGCCGGTCGCCATCGAGGTCCCACCGATGACCGCCGTCCAGTGGGACTGGACCGGCCACGGCGGCCAGCACAACGTCGTCGCGCTCGACGGGACCTTCGACAGCGGGAACACGAACGCACAGGCCGGCACGAGCTACGAGTTCTTCTTCGAGGAACCCGGCGAGTACGCCTTCGTGAGCGAACCCGACGACGGGATGCGCGGGGCCGTCATCGTCGCGGAACCCCCGTCGACGGGGTACGATGCCGTCGACGAATGGCTGGCCGGGACGAGCAACTTCGACGGGACAGTCGCCGACCGAACGGACGGCGCCGCCGCCACCGTCCGCGTCGGCACCGAGGGCAACGGCGGCCTGTTCGCCTTCGACCCGCCCGCGCTCCGCATCACCACCGGGACGACCGTCCAGTGGGAGTGGACCGGCGAGGGCAGCAGCCACAACGTCACCTTCGAAGACGCCGACATCGACTCCGGCGAGGTCACCTCGGAACCGGGTACCACCTTCGAGCACACCTTCGAGGAGACGGGCCAGTACCGCTACTCCTGTCTCCCCCACCGGGGCGTCGGGATGAAGGGCGCTGTCATCGTCGAGTAG
- a CDS encoding ArsR/SmtB family transcription factor, giving the protein MSGDDIDDQALFEALADPDCRDILAAVEEPLPASAVAEACDLPQTSTYRKLQQLSEAGLVAEETDLRPDGHHTTTYVRDTTGVFVPLVGEDAFDVECVRPRKSADERLALLWSRISEEL; this is encoded by the coding sequence GTGAGTGGAGACGACATCGACGACCAAGCCCTGTTCGAGGCGTTAGCCGACCCCGACTGCCGCGACATCCTCGCGGCCGTCGAGGAGCCACTGCCCGCCAGCGCCGTCGCGGAGGCGTGTGACCTCCCCCAGACCAGCACGTACCGCAAACTCCAGCAACTGAGCGAGGCGGGCCTGGTGGCCGAGGAGACGGATCTGCGTCCGGACGGCCACCACACCACCACCTACGTCCGCGATACGACGGGCGTCTTCGTTCCGCTCGTCGGCGAGGACGCCTTCGACGTCGAGTGTGTCCGCCCGCGGAAATCCGCCGACGAGCGGTTGGCGCTCCTGTGGTCGCGTATCAGTGAGGAACTATGA
- a CDS encoding cryptochrome/photolyase family protein has translation MTVWLRGDHLLRHRGPLSRRPDEPLLLVEAESFARKLPYHPHKLTLVFAAMREFRDAVRESGRTVHYRRAETFADGLAAHLDEHPDDDLVTTEPQTDAARERLRSLVADAGGTVQFVPDERFLCSPDRFDAWASGGRYRHEDFYRFMRRETGYLMDGGDPVGGEWNYDDRNRETPPGEWTPADPPTFDHGETVTETAEWVAETFAGGYDGPPYGGDWADPEPFRWPVTRRQAVRALDHFVTYRLADFGPYQDAMRGEAWAMSHSLLSTSLNLGLLGPEEVIERAIGAYETGDAPLNSVEGFVRQVLGWREFLRHVYRREMPELAGANQLDAQEALPEFYWTGDTDMACLSDVVDGVRKRGYSHHIERLMLLANFGLVYGVEPERLNRWFHAAYVDAFHWVTTPNVVEMGLYGAGVFATKPYAASANYVDKMSDYCSGCPYYKTKTTGEGACPFNALYWEFLDRNEDELRSNHRMGLMYSHVDNKGEEEWAGIRERADEIRTMAREGEL, from the coding sequence ATGACGGTGTGGCTCCGGGGCGACCACCTCCTCAGACACCGCGGGCCGCTCTCCCGCCGACCCGACGAGCCGTTGCTCCTCGTCGAGGCCGAGTCGTTCGCCCGCAAGCTACCCTACCACCCGCACAAGCTGACGCTCGTGTTCGCGGCGATGCGGGAATTCAGGGACGCGGTCCGGGAGTCCGGCCGGACCGTCCACTACCGCCGGGCCGAGACGTTCGCGGACGGGCTCGCCGCCCACCTCGACGAGCATCCCGACGACGACCTGGTGACGACCGAGCCACAGACCGACGCTGCCCGCGAGCGTCTCCGCTCGCTCGTCGCCGACGCCGGCGGAACTGTCCAGTTCGTCCCCGACGAGCGGTTCCTCTGTTCGCCCGACCGGTTCGACGCGTGGGCGAGCGGGGGCCGCTATCGCCACGAGGACTTCTATCGGTTCATGCGGCGCGAGACGGGCTACCTGATGGACGGCGGCGACCCCGTCGGCGGGGAGTGGAACTACGACGACCGGAACCGGGAGACGCCGCCCGGGGAGTGGACGCCCGCCGACCCGCCCACGTTCGACCACGGCGAAACGGTCACCGAGACTGCCGAGTGGGTCGCGGAGACGTTCGCCGGCGGCTACGACGGGCCGCCATACGGCGGCGACTGGGCCGACCCCGAACCGTTCCGCTGGCCGGTGACCCGCCGGCAGGCGGTGCGGGCGCTCGACCACTTCGTCACCTATCGGCTGGCCGACTTCGGCCCGTATCAGGACGCCATGCGGGGCGAGGCGTGGGCGATGAGCCACAGCCTGCTGTCGACGTCGCTGAACCTCGGCCTGCTCGGCCCCGAGGAGGTCATCGAGCGCGCTATCGGGGCCTACGAGACCGGCGACGCGCCGCTCAACAGCGTCGAGGGGTTCGTCCGGCAGGTGCTCGGCTGGCGGGAGTTCCTGCGCCACGTCTACCGCCGCGAGATGCCCGAGCTGGCGGGGGCCAATCAGCTGGACGCCCAGGAGGCGCTGCCGGAGTTCTACTGGACCGGCGACACCGACATGGCCTGTCTCTCGGACGTGGTCGACGGCGTCCGCAAGCGGGGCTACTCCCACCACATCGAGCGCCTGATGCTACTGGCGAACTTCGGGCTCGTCTACGGCGTCGAGCCCGAGCGACTGAACCGGTGGTTCCACGCGGCCTACGTCGACGCCTTCCACTGGGTGACGACGCCGAACGTCGTCGAGATGGGGCTGTACGGCGCCGGCGTCTTCGCGACGAAACCGTACGCCGCCTCGGCCAACTACGTCGACAAGATGAGCGACTACTGCTCGGGCTGTCCCTACTACAAGACCAAGACCACCGGCGAGGGGGCCTGTCCGTTCAACGCGCTGTACTGGGAGTTCCTGGACCGCAACGAGGACGAACTCCGATCGAACCACCGGATGGGACTGATGTACAGCCACGTCGACAACAAGGGCGAGGAAGAGTGGGCCGGGATTCGCG